Proteins encoded together in one Thalassotalea crassostreae window:
- a CDS encoding oxidoreductase, whose translation MTNYKALYVEEVGEKEFVKSIKELPLTHLPDNDLLIDVHYSSLNFKDAMSAHGNKGITKSYPHTPGIDAAGVVISDKSGTYTKGDHVLVFGYDLGMNTPGGLGQRIAIPANWAVMCPHGLTLRESMIYGTGGLTAALCIEKLERMGATPEHGNVAVTGATGGVGSVSIALLAKLGYQVTAFSGKPEQSEKLKALGANEVLHRDVINEIGKRPIGKPLWANGIDTLGGDYLANLLKQIIPGGSVSACGLASSMDIPTNVFPFITRGVSLLGVDSVQIPLAAKQHIWDRVATDMKLDNLDQFCEEITLEQVPEYLDKFINGSVVGRYLVNLQ comes from the coding sequence ATGACCAATTATAAAGCGTTGTATGTCGAAGAAGTCGGCGAAAAAGAATTCGTAAAATCGATAAAAGAATTACCATTAACTCACCTGCCTGATAATGATTTATTGATTGATGTGCACTATTCATCACTTAATTTTAAAGATGCCATGTCTGCACATGGCAACAAAGGCATTACTAAATCTTACCCACACACACCAGGCATTGATGCCGCTGGTGTGGTTATTTCTGACAAAAGCGGCACCTACACTAAAGGCGACCACGTATTAGTATTTGGTTATGACTTGGGTATGAATACACCTGGTGGCTTAGGCCAACGTATAGCAATTCCAGCCAACTGGGCAGTGATGTGTCCGCATGGGTTAACGTTACGTGAATCAATGATATACGGCACAGGAGGTTTAACTGCTGCACTTTGTATTGAAAAATTGGAGCGTATGGGCGCAACTCCAGAACATGGAAATGTCGCAGTAACAGGGGCAACCGGAGGTGTTGGTAGCGTCAGTATCGCCTTACTCGCCAAACTTGGTTATCAAGTCACAGCGTTTTCTGGAAAGCCAGAGCAAAGCGAGAAATTAAAAGCATTAGGCGCCAACGAAGTATTACATCGTGATGTAATTAACGAGATAGGCAAACGCCCAATTGGTAAGCCATTATGGGCCAACGGGATTGATACCTTAGGCGGTGATTATCTCGCCAATTTACTAAAACAAATAATTCCTGGTGGCAGTGTTTCTGCCTGTGGACTCGCTTCATCAATGGATATTCCGACTAATGTATTCCCCTTTATCACCCGTGGAGTATCCTTACTTGGCGTTGATTCGGTGCAAATTCCATTAGCCGCTAAGCAGCATATTTGGGATCGCGTTGCGACTGATATGAAATTAGATAATCTTGACCAATTTTGCGAAGAAATTACCCTTGAACAAGTGCCCGAGTATTTAGATAAGTTTATCAATGGCAGTGTCGTTGGTCGCTACTTGGTCAACCTGCAATAG
- a CDS encoding MaoC family dehydratase: protein MSQPLVVGARASIKKAFTSADVEKFAQVSLDTNPIHLDEAAGAASIFKQRVVHGALVSSLFSAILGCDLPGEGTIFMGQTVQFKAPVFLDDEITASVEVTEIRARRAVVTFKLEAVNSEGKVVIAGEATVMAPKHLIA, encoded by the coding sequence ATGTCTCAACCTTTAGTTGTTGGCGCTCGCGCTTCAATAAAAAAAGCTTTTACGTCTGCCGATGTAGAAAAATTCGCTCAGGTATCACTTGATACCAACCCTATTCATTTAGATGAAGCTGCAGGTGCTGCGTCAATCTTTAAACAACGCGTTGTTCATGGTGCATTGGTGAGCAGCTTATTCTCTGCAATCCTAGGCTGTGACTTACCTGGTGAAGGCACAATCTTTATGGGACAAACGGTACAGTTTAAAGCGCCAGTGTTTTTAGATGATGAAATAACGGCGTCAGTTGAAGTAACTGAAATTCGAGCAAGAAGAGCGGTTGTGACATTCAAGCTAGAAGCAGTTAATTCAGAAGGCAAAGTAGTAATCGCTGGTGAAGCGACAGTAATGGCGCCTAAACATTTGATTGCTTAG
- the coaD gene encoding pantetheine-phosphate adenylyltransferase: MKNTAIYPGTFDPVTNGHFDLIARASQLFDKVIVGVAASPSKKPRFNLEQRVQMISEITSDLDNVTVVGFSGLLVDFAKDCKAQVLVRGLRAVSDFEYEFQLANMNRRLYPELESVFLTPAEENSFISSTLVKEVSLHGGDVSEFVHPVVKLALENS, translated from the coding sequence ATGAAAAATACAGCTATATATCCGGGTACTTTTGATCCTGTAACCAATGGTCATTTTGACTTAATAGCCAGAGCGTCACAGTTATTCGATAAAGTGATCGTTGGAGTAGCCGCTAGCCCTAGCAAGAAACCGCGTTTTAATCTTGAGCAAAGAGTACAGATGATCAGTGAAATTACCAGTGATTTAGATAATGTTACTGTAGTTGGTTTTAGTGGCTTATTAGTCGATTTTGCAAAAGACTGTAAAGCGCAGGTTTTAGTTCGAGGTCTAAGAGCAGTTTCAGATTTTGAATATGAGTTTCAATTAGCAAACATGAATCGACGATTATACCCAGAACTTGAAAGTGTTTTTCTAACGCCAGCGGAAGAAAACTCCTTTATCTCTTCGACTTTAGTGAAAGAGGTATCATTGCATGGTGGCGATGTAAGTGAATTTGTTCACCCAGTGGTTAAATTAGCCTTAGAAAATAGTTAA
- a CDS encoding TetR/AcrR family transcriptional regulator, with protein sequence MKTREKIIHASIELFNAEGERNITTNHIASHLGISPGNLYYHFRNKEDIIFAIYSEYADDLINEFKSMDTLDKNPLNSIMRYMDIVFALISKFRFFYSNLPVLLAKNPALKKRYSEIQKDIIVKVRTMLVSLKDADIIAIKDEEISDLTTLVRITTTFWLSYLQTQSEDITIDDVSLYEGLLKIFALFSPYVTENAREEFEQAREHYRNLQQQVQQDLAV encoded by the coding sequence ATGAAAACAAGAGAAAAAATAATTCACGCCAGTATCGAATTATTTAATGCAGAAGGTGAGCGTAATATCACCACAAATCACATCGCATCTCATTTAGGTATTAGTCCAGGCAACCTTTATTACCACTTCCGTAATAAAGAAGACATTATTTTCGCAATTTATAGTGAGTATGCAGATGATTTAATTAATGAATTTAAATCAATGGATACACTCGATAAGAACCCACTTAACAGCATTATGCGTTATATGGATATCGTTTTTGCGTTGATTTCAAAATTCCGTTTTTTCTATTCAAATTTGCCCGTACTATTAGCTAAAAACCCTGCTCTAAAAAAACGATATTCAGAAATACAAAAAGACATCATCGTCAAGGTTAGAACAATGTTAGTGTCATTAAAAGATGCAGACATTATTGCCATCAAAGATGAAGAAATTTCAGATCTTACTACCTTAGTAAGAATCACTACGACATTCTGGTTAAGTTATCTACAGACTCAATCTGAAGATATCACCATAGATGATGTGAGTTTGTATGAAGGTCTATTGAAAATCTTCGCACTGTTCAGCCCATACGTAACTGAAAATGCTCGTGAAGAATTTGAACAAGCTCGAGAGCATTATCGAAACTTACAACAACAGGTACAACAAGATCTAGCCGTATAA
- a CDS encoding 3-deoxy-D-manno-octulosonic acid kinase has protein sequence MNLARFVKHSKLNLFKEGNITCLYEQELLPDFCLEMFDADYWQNKDAVLGKATGRGITWFVKHENVEIVLRHYYRGGLIGKIINDSYFFTGIMNTRAAKEFELLAQMNKVGLPAPKPVALKINRSGLTYQADILIELIAGATDLVGILSKSELPESLWIEIGKCIRQFHQHNIYHHDLNAHNIMIDGDNKIWLIDFDQGKEMETAGHWQQQNLQRLLRSFNKEKGKLPEFNFTDKCWQLLEQGYQG, from the coding sequence TTGAACCTAGCGAGATTTGTAAAACATTCAAAGCTAAATCTTTTTAAAGAAGGCAATATAACCTGTTTATATGAGCAAGAATTGCTGCCAGATTTTTGTCTAGAAATGTTCGATGCAGACTATTGGCAAAATAAAGATGCCGTGCTTGGAAAAGCGACAGGCCGCGGTATTACTTGGTTTGTTAAACATGAGAATGTCGAAATAGTATTGCGCCATTATTATCGCGGTGGGCTTATAGGTAAAATAATCAACGACAGTTATTTTTTTACTGGAATAATGAATACGCGAGCGGCAAAAGAGTTTGAATTGCTAGCGCAGATGAATAAAGTTGGCTTACCGGCGCCTAAACCTGTGGCGCTAAAAATCAATCGCAGTGGACTTACCTATCAAGCCGATATTTTGATTGAGCTTATTGCTGGTGCAACTGATTTAGTTGGCATTTTGTCGAAATCCGAATTGCCTGAATCATTATGGATCGAAATTGGCAAATGCATCCGCCAGTTCCATCAGCACAACATTTATCATCACGATCTAAATGCCCACAACATTATGATTGATGGCGATAACAAAATTTGGCTTATCGATTTTGATCAAGGTAAAGAAATGGAAACGGCCGGGCACTGGCAACAACAAAATTTGCAGCGTTTACTTCGTTCGTTTAATAAAGAGAAAGGAAAATTGCCAGAATTTAATTTTACAGATAAATGCTGGCAATTATTAGAGCAGGGTTACCAAGGCTAA
- a CDS encoding glycosyltransferase family 9 protein: MPGQIVKPIATPKSLCLLRLSAIGDVCHAVSMVQQIQTQYPEIEITWILGKVEHMLLKDLPGIEFIVFDKSKGIDGYKALRQQMKGRKFDVLLHMQVALRASIASLFVPAKIKVGFDKSRAKEGQWLFTNKRIEAQSEPHVLDGFNGFAKAIGVDIKTPNWNMPFGDNERSWVKEHINQDTPYVVISAAASKAERNWHAQGYAQVADHIVAKGLQVILCGGPTELEKTLAKDIEQHANTKLVNLVGKTNLKQLLAVLESAKLVIAPDTGPAHMATTVGTPVVGLYAHSNPQRTGPYNSLDHVVSVYPQCIAEQQGKAVKDLPWGIRAKGNLMHLISTEMVIEKVESTLI, encoded by the coding sequence ATGCCAGGTCAAATTGTTAAACCAATTGCGACACCAAAATCTCTTTGTTTATTAAGACTTTCCGCTATTGGTGATGTTTGCCATGCGGTGTCTATGGTACAACAAATTCAAACTCAATATCCAGAAATTGAGATCACTTGGATCCTTGGTAAAGTTGAGCATATGTTATTAAAAGACTTACCGGGCATTGAGTTTATTGTCTTTGATAAATCGAAAGGAATAGACGGTTATAAGGCATTGCGCCAGCAAATGAAGGGCCGCAAATTTGATGTTCTGTTGCATATGCAAGTCGCTTTAAGAGCCAGCATTGCCAGTTTATTTGTCCCAGCAAAAATAAAAGTAGGTTTTGATAAAAGCCGAGCAAAAGAAGGCCAATGGCTGTTTACTAATAAGCGCATTGAAGCTCAAAGCGAGCCCCATGTACTTGATGGTTTTAACGGCTTTGCCAAAGCTATCGGCGTCGATATCAAAACGCCAAATTGGAATATGCCATTTGGCGACAACGAACGTAGCTGGGTTAAAGAACACATTAATCAAGACACGCCTTATGTAGTGATCAGCGCTGCTGCAAGTAAAGCAGAGCGTAATTGGCATGCTCAAGGGTACGCGCAGGTAGCCGATCATATCGTTGCGAAAGGTCTGCAAGTAATACTTTGTGGTGGCCCAACCGAGTTAGAAAAAACATTAGCAAAAGATATCGAACAACATGCCAACACCAAGCTAGTCAACTTAGTTGGCAAAACTAACCTAAAACAATTATTGGCAGTACTTGAGTCGGCAAAACTGGTTATTGCACCAGACACCGGTCCAGCTCATATGGCGACCACGGTCGGTACTCCTGTAGTTGGTTTATACGCTCATTCAAACCCGCAACGCACTGGTCCCTATAACTCTCTTGACCATGTCGTTAGTGTTTACCCACAATGCATAGCTGAGCAACAAGGAAAAGCGGTTAAAGACTTACCTTGGGGAATACGTGCCAAAGGAAATTTAATGCACTTGATCAGCACAGAAATGGTTATTGAGAAAGTAGAAAGTACTTTAATTTAG